The DNA sequence AGTCCGAGTAAAGGTTTCATCATGGCGTATCTTCTTTCATTATTCACATTGAATAGTTGATGGTTATTGATTGGTGAGATTCCTGTAAGGCGGTAGTACTCAAAAGCCGTACCCCTCGTTTTCGATATAGTTCATATCCCTACTTACAGCACTTAAAAACAACAAAAGTGCTCGGTAGGGCTCTATCAAGAAGTAAAAAGAACTGTCCCGACGATATCAGAAAACGCCCCTTTTAAACGCCTGACTGCTCTGCTCATAGGGTTCATGTCTAGGCATTTTCCGAATCAATAGTGTACAAAATAACAGCTCAAAATGCCAGATATTGACCACAAATGATCATTTATGACTAATCCAAGCACATTGGCCACTAAAATGAGGTCTGACACAAGGTTTGACTAATGGGCCGCGCTTCAAGAGGCTTTTAAGAATTACAAATAGCAAAGGCCCCAATGACCATAACCACTTAATAGGCGGGCACTAAGGGGGCTTATTAACCCGATTGTGAAGACGGCGCTTACGAACACGCCTCAGCCCTGCCACAATTACGCTGTAGTACCTTGTGCATATTCGCAACCGAACCTGCACTAGAGGCATAACCGAGGCCAAAGTTCATTGGTGTTTGCACTGCGCTTATAGTCTGGCAAAGTTTGGCCCATGGAATCTACAAGCGCAAAACTTCAATATTATCCAAACTAAAAAGCTGAGGTTTTCTTATCGTGGCTGTCAAATTTTTATTACGGAAAAAAGACTGAAACGCGTGATTATTAAATACCCATCACGGCGCTGAGACAGCGGCAGAAAAGCCCGCGGCTATAATAGCTAAAAAGCCCAGGCCATCTCTGGCTAGGGCTACTGCAGCTAAGGGGGAGAACAATTTCAAAAAAATAGGTACCAACCGTAAGGCATGCGCCCTAGGATTTTTTGCCCCTATTGTCTATCATAATCCAACGGGTACATGTCGAATGAATTGTCTACGCCATCGTTATCGGTATCGAATGGGTAGTCGTCTTGCGCATCCAGTGAGCCATCGCCGTCACTATCCCGATAAACTACACCATTGAAATTCAAACCCGGCAACTGATTTGTTTCACCAAAATCCCAATAAAACACGGGTTCACCGTCACTGTTGTAGTAGTCGAGGTAATCCCATCCATTATATAAATAGTTCGTACCATCACATGAAACAGGGACGTACGCCCCTTCATGTAAAATAGTGCATTGTAAATCTACAATAGATTGAACTGTTTTTGAATTGATACGCTGGGCATTGTAAACACTCTCTTGAGCACCGGTAGAATCAAGCGGAAAGTAACTTCGATAGATTTTTGATGTCGAATTTCTTCCCCCTGAACCTGCAAGCGCCCCACCCAAACCAGTGGATGTTATACGGCCCGTGGAATAAACATAGCGCATCACACTGCTTGTATAGAAATACCCAACCAATCCGCCAACATATTGCTCTCCCGTTATGGCGCCAGTATTAAATGCAGTTTTTATCTCAGTTTTATACGTATGACCAACCAAACCACCAACCCGATCGGCACCGCTGATAGAACCGGTATTGAAAAGGCCAGTCAAAGCTCCGCTAGACATCGCTCCCGCAAAAGCACCAACGTAATCTGACCCGGCCACAAACATCAAAGACCCGGCAAAACCAAGGTTAGATACCTCTACACTTTTTACAAAGCTGAAAAGCCCAACATGAGTAGTTTGCGGCCGATTAATATATAAATTGTAGATAACATGGCCATTTCCAGCAAACCGAGTATTAAGCATACCGGCTTGACCACTTATGGGGAACCAACCTTCTCCTTCGTTCCAATATGCGTCCTGCTCATCCATAACGCCGTCAGTATTAGTATCAAAATCAAGGTCTTGGGTAAGCTCAAAACCAAAACAGCCACCAGCGGGGCAGCCCATTGACTGACCGTATAATGTTGTGCCAAAAAGATAACCGCTATTATAATAGGTATTATTACGGATTTCGTTTAGATCCTCCAAATCATTAATTTCAATCAGACCATTACCGTCAACGTCATAATCGGTACGGCCGCCCTCCGCGAATGCGGCCATTGACCCCAAAAAAAATACCAGAAAGGTTAATACAGTTTTACCATTTATCAATTTAATAAACTCCTAAAACGATGATTAAGTTACTTGCTGTAACAGGTTTCAGTAACTTATCAGATTAAATTGAACGCCACCTGAACCACCCCGAATTAGAAGAGGTTTCAACGGAAATACCCTATACACCACTCACCAGCGTGTTATTTTGGCACGATTTGATTTGCCTGCATATATACATAGAAGCTTGTCTTCTCACACAAACGCCTTTATCAGCAAAAGATATTTTTCGTACCGTAATAATCTAAGTAGCCCACATTGAGTGAATCACATCGCCAAGAAATGGGTGCATTTACGCCGGTTTGTAGATATTACCCACAGGGCCATTCGCAAAATATATGTGATTTTATCGACAACCATCTACCGACCTATTCTCGATAGGCTCATTATCTCAAGCCCCAATGGTTTATACTCACGACCCAGTTTGGAGTAAACTTAATACTTAGCGGGCTTCAAAGAAAAACTAATAATTACAAAGAACATCCGCTTAGGCCAATTATGACGCGATATTGCACCAACAATTCCACATAAGGTTAAACCCCGCTCCACGCTCTTCCTTAAAAAAAAGTCTCGCACGATTTTTTTCGAGACGAAGCATTCCACACCAAGCATAATTACCAGCCAAAAAACATAGAAATAATATCATAATAAAAAAATTTCATTTGATGTATTCTTTTGACGTGGCTGCCTAGATTTTATAGGAAAGCTTTGAAAATCCTAATTATTAGCTATTAGTTTTAGAACTGAGACATCGGCAGAAAGGTCAGCCTCTACAGCTAAAAAACCCCAGCCATATCTGGCTAGGGTTTTTCCAACAAGGGGGGAAACGATCTCAAAAAAGACCTGACGGCAAACGTAAGGCCTAACCCGAATCGCACTTACCTACGCCTTATGGTCCTCCAGCATCAATGCGTGTGCATATTTGTGAACACCCACATTAACACAGCTTTTCGGTGGAGCCTTTATCGAAAAACCATCCAATTAATTCAGTGTGTTTTTTTGACGTGACTGTCCTACTTATTTCCATCGCATATGATCTGTTGTGAGCAAACCAAACACCCCACCCCAAAATGAGGCCCAACAGCCCCCCCTAATTAATAACAGCTCCATTTCAAGGTGCGCCCGGAAAGAGCCTTGAGGTTTAAGCAAGAGAAAAGCAAGCGTCATGGCCCGAAAGGCCAAAACACCGTAGAACCAAGCATTAGCCCGTATTGGCGTAAACCGCCTGCGAACACGCTACACCCTTGCCGCAATTACGCTCAAACACCTGGGCGTAATCGGCCATGCGCGCCACCGAACCAGCACTGGAACCATAACGGCGGCCAAAGTTCTGAACGTGGTCGATCCACTTATTTGGATTAATACCCAACCGCGACACTATGGCCGGAAGTTCGCTGGCGATGGCTCCGCGCTTATCGTCTCGCAGAATACGGCCGGTGGTATCCACCAACTCAAAATAATCTTCACGGGTAAAGGGCAAGGCATGGTGAGTATCGGTATGGGAGGAACCATCAAAGGGCATTAACGGCGCTTCGGGTAAGGCATCCAAACCCATTTCAGCTTTTATTTCACGCTGCTTTTGAATACGAGCATTCAATTTCTGCTCGTCTTTAGATTTGGTATTTTTGTATTTTACGTAATCGAATAAGCGCTGCTGTATGGAGGTGAAATCACTTTCCATAAGATCTGTTTCCATCGCCGCCCGAATGGGGTTGAGGTCGACATAGGCCATGCAGAAGCGCTGCTGTATGGAGGTGAAATCACTTTCCATAAGATCTGTTTCCATCGCCGCCCGAATGGGGTTGAGGTCGACATAGGCCATGCAGCTTAGTAGTGCGGCTTCATCCAATAGAGCCTGACTTTTAAAACGCCCTTCCCAAAACCGGCCTTTACAGTTTTCTTCCTCGTTGGCCATACGGGCTATGGTTTCATTAACACCGCGCATAAACCAGCTGATATCGTATAAGCGTTTACGCCACTTTTCGATAATCTCATCCACTGCCGCTTGCGTAGCCACATCAATAGCCTCCGGGTTCTCCAGCCAGTGATCAACCAGCATATGGCCGCTATACAACTGCATCCAGCGCTCGGCCACTTCTTTATTACTCCATGCCTGCGCCCTAGCCTTATCCGCATGCAGCACAACATGGTAGTGGTTGCTCATTACCGCATAAGCACACACGTCCACCGCATACACATACGACAAAAACCGCAAGCGCGATACGATCCACTGCTTGCGGTGATCGTAATTCTCACCCGTCGAATGATCTTCACCACACAAATATGCACGCCGAACACAGCGTACATAGCAATGGTAAAACGGTGTTGAATCTAGAGAGATTAATGTTTCGCGGCTTTGGGTCATGGTTGCATAAATTACTAGAGCCCGGGAGACTTGTCAAGTTTTTGGATGTCCT is a window from the Teredinibacter franksiae genome containing:
- a CDS encoding transposase, coding for MCGEDHSTGENYDHRKQWIVSRLRFLSYVYAVDVCAYAVMSNHYHVVLHADKARAQAWSNKEVAERWMQLYSGHMLVDHWLENPEAIDVATQAAVDEIIEKWRKRLYDISWFMRGVNETIARMANEEENCKGRFWEGRFKSQALLDEAALLSCMAYVDLNPIRAAMETDLMESDFTSIQQRFCMAYVDLNPIRAAMETDLMESDFTSIQQRLFDYVKYKNTKSKDEQKLNARIQKQREIKAEMGLDALPEAPLMPFDGSSHTDTHHALPFTREDYFELVDTTGRILRDDKRGAIASELPAIVSRLGINPNKWIDHVQNFGRRYGSSAGSVARMADYAQVFERNCGKGVACSQAVYANTG